CGGTGATGTCGACCTCGGGCTGGCCGAGGACGTTGAGCTCACCCTCGTTGACAGCCTCGGTGTAGAACTTCGGGAGGGCGTCGTTGACGGCCTCCTCCAGCACCGCACCGCGGCCGAACCGCTGGTCGATGACCCGGGCGGGGATCTTGCCCTTGCGGAAGCCCTTCACCGTGACCTGCTGGTTGATCTTCTTGTACGCCGCGTCGAGGCTGTCCTTGAGCTCCTCGAAGGGCACCTCGACAGTGAGCCGAACCCGGGTCGGGTTCAGGGTCTCCACGGCGCTCTTCACGGTTCGGTCTCCTTGTGGCTGACTTCTTGGGGTTCTGCTCCGCCGCACGGGAGGCGGCTTCGCGGACCGAGCCCGGTACATCAGACACACGGGCACGCATTTTGCATAGTAACGGCAAGGAGACGGACTCCCACAATGCGATCTTGCCGGTGGTCTGCGATCTTGCCGGTGGTCGGGGTGGCCGGATTCGAACCGACGACCTTCCGCTCCCAAAGCGGACGCGCTACCAAGCTGCGCCACACCCCGTCGGTGCGACACGTAGGGTACATGCAGAAAGGCAGTCCATTGGCCGGATTGCGCGGGCCGCACCGAACGCGGCACCGGGTGACCGCAATCGGGTGTGCGGGCAGCGTCCGCGACCCGCTACGATGCTTCTCGTTGCCGCTGGTCCCCGGACCTGCGGTGCGGTGCTTGCGGGCGTAGCTCAATGGTAGAGCCCTAGTCTTCCAAACTAGCTACGCGGGTTCGATTCCCGTCGCCCGCTCCATGCCTGGGCCCGGCCCGACGGATTCCTCGTCGCGCCGGGCCTTGTGCGTTCCGCCCGAGTCCTGTCGGGCCGCCTGATCCGGCTCGGCCGGATCAGAAGGTGATCTGGTTGATGGTCTCCGCTATCGAGTTCATGAACCTGTTGATCGACGGCGCCATGCCGGTCGATGCCAGGAAGAAGCCGAAGAGCACCGCGACGATCGCGGGCCCCGGCTTGATGGAGCCACCTCGGATCAGGACCACCAGGATGATCGCAAAAAGAAGCACCACAGACAGTGAAATGGCCACGACTGATCACACCCTTGGTCGGTCCGCCTTGCCGGCCCGGAGGCGTGCGGCCGAGCACTCCTCCGTTCCGTCCATCGTGCCACCAACTCCCCTGTGGTCGCTGCCAGGTGACGGATCGAACGGACGGGATCGCGCCATCCTTGCGCCCCGCGTGCGCCCGGGGCGCACGGCCGCACGAGGGGTGGCACGGGACCCCGCCGAGGGGCGGCAGGGCCCCACCGAGGTCCCGCACACCTGTGGGTGAACTGTGAATCAAATAATCGCAACAACGCGCAACCGTGATGATTTCCATATCCACACACTTCATTCACACTCAATTCCAAGGCCCGAGTGCGACGAAATTCACCTCCCCCGACAGACTGCCGATATGCCCTATTTAATAGGTATGAATCTGGGCATAGTGGGCGGTTTTCACCGGTTTCGCTTTTGATTGGACGCGAACACGCAATATCCGTGGGCGGTTTTACGCATTGCAATCGAGACGTCTATGGTGCTTTAGATGTTCCACGCTCCGAACGCATTCAAGAGGGCCCCGCTCCCATCGGCGACCCGGGAGTCGGAGCCCAGACGCCAAGGGACGATGACCGCCACCGCGCCACCCCCCGCACCGGTGGCGAAAAAGCCTCCGGCCGCCGCCGCGGCGAAGAAGCGCGACGCCTACTTCGACAACGTCAAATATCTGGCCATCGTGCTCGTCGCGGTGGCGCACTCGTGGGAACCGGTGATGGACGGCAGCCGGACCGCCCGGGCGCTGTACATGGTGGCTTACACCTTTCACATGCCGGCGTTCATCATCGTCTCCGGCTACTTCTCCCGCTCGTTCGACATGTCCCCTGCCAAGGTGAAACGCCTGGTCACCGGCGTCGCCGTGCCCTATGTGGTGTTCGAGACCGCGTATTCGCTGTTCAAGCGGTACGTGGGCGACGCGCCCGGTCATCCGGTCAGCCTGGTCGACCCCTGGTATCTCACCTGGTTCCTGGCCGCGCTGTTCGTCTGGCGGATCACCACACCGCTGTGGAAAGCGCTGCGCCATCCGCTGCCGGTGGCACTCGTCATCGCCGTGCTCGCCTCGTTCTCCCCGACGATCGGCGATGATCTCGATCTCCAGCGCGTTCTGCAGTTCCTGCCGTTCTTCGTGCTCGGACTCCAGCTGAGGCCCGAGCATTTCCGACTCGTCCGCAGGCGTGAGGTGCGGATGCTCGCGCTCCCGCTGTTCGCCGGGGCGCTTGCGTTCGCCTACTGGGCGGCGCCGCGGATGCAGCTGGGCTGGTTCTACCGCAGCAACAGCGCGCCGGAGATGGGCGCCCCGTGGTGGTCCGGTGCCGTGATGACGGTGGCGATGTTCGGCTGCGCGCTGCTGCTCACCATCGGGTTCCTGGCCTGGGTGCCGCGCCGCCACATGTGGTTCACCGTGCTCGGCGCCGGGACGATCTGCGGCTATCTGCTGCACGGATTCCTGATCAAGGGAGCCGGATACGCCGGGGTGTTCGACATCTACGGCTGGCTCTCGCAGCCCCTCGGCCTGGTCCTCGTCTCACTGGTCGCGGCCGCCGCGGTGACAGTGATGTGTACGCCACCGGTGCGGCGGGCGCTGCGCCCGGTGACCGAGCCGGACATGGACTGGGCGTTCCGGCGCGCTGCGGTGCGACTCTGATCCGGGTGGATCAGTCCTTCGCCGTGTTGGCTTGAACCGATTGCTCGGCGGACGGTTCCCCCGGGGTGAGCCCGAGCAGCCCCCGTACCTGCGCATACTTCTCGGCCAGTCGGGTACGGGTCGCCGGTTCCAGTACGGCGAGGCGGGCCGGGTCGGCGTTGTGTGCCAGGTCGGACTCCTTGATCAGCAGGGCGCCCGGGGCGGCGAGAATGCGCCGGGTGTACGAGCCGAGGTCCTCGCCGTCACGTTTGGTGACGGCGAGGACCATGTCCTTGACCTGCTGCGGCAGCGCGGCACCGGCCAGCCATTGCGCCGACAGCGCGTCGTCCTCGACCGCGTCGTGCAGCCAGGCCGCGGCGATCTGTTCCTCGCTGCCGCCCCTGATCCGTACGCCCTCCGCGACGGCGGCGAGATGCTCGGCGTACGGGCGTCCCGCCTTGTCCCGCTGGTCGGCGTGGGCCTTGCGGGCGATCGCCTCGACTTCGGCCAGGGTCAGATGTGCGTGCGGCGCGGTCATGGCCCCGACTCTACGGATGTGCGGCCGCTGCGCGCGGGGCCGCACGGGTGGGCATAGTTCCGACATCAATCGTTCGGTAAACTAATTACTGACGATTCCTTGACGCTCTCTTGACCTATCTATCGAAGGATCAGGCTCATCGGACACGCAGACACGCTCATCGCCATGGGCGGCGCCTTCCTCGCCGCCGCCGTCCTCGCCCGCGTCGGCAGACGCATCGGGCTGCCGACCATCCCCCTGTTCATCCTGGCCGGGATCCTCCTCGGCCCGCACACGCCCGGCATCGTGCTCGTCGCCGACCCGCACGACCTGGAGATGCTCTCGGCACTCGGTCTGGTGCTGCTGCTCTTCTACCTCGGCCTCGAATTCCACCTCGACGACCTCAAGGCCGGCGGCCGCAGGATGGCGCTCGCCGGTGGCACCTATCTCGCCCTGAACGTGGGCGCCGGGCTCGGCTTCGGCTTCGCGCTGGGCTGGGGCACGTCCGAGGCGCTGGTCCTCGCCGGTGTGCTGGGCATCTCGTCGTCGGCCATCGTCACCAAGGTCCTGGTCGACCTGGGCCGGATCGGCAATTCGGAGACCAAGCCGATCCTCGGCATCATCGTCGTCGAGGACGTGTTCCTCGCCCTCTATCTGGCCGCCCTGCAGCCGATCCTGTCGGGCGCCGACAGCCTCTCCGCCGCGGCGGTGGACGGCGGCAAGGCCTTCGGCTTCCTGCTGCTGCTCGCCCTGGCCGCCCGGTTCGGCACCAGGGTCATCGGCAGGCTGCTCAACACCCGTGACGACGAGCTCCTCGTCATCTCCTTCCTCGGCGCCGCGGTCCTCGTGGCCGGCGTCTCGGAGTGGTTCGGGGTCGCGGACGCGATCGGCGCCTTCATGGTCGGTCTGATGCTCGGCAGTACGTCCTCCGGCACCCGCATCCTCAAGCTGGTCCACCCGCTGCGCGACGCCTTCGGTGCGATCTTCTTCTTCGCCTTCGGCCTCTCCATCAACCCGGGCGATCTGCCGACCGTCCTGTGGCCGGTGCTGGCGGCCGTCGCGGTGACCCTCGCCATGAACGTCGTCGCCGGACTCGCCGCCGCCAAGGTGTACGCGTTCGGCCCGCAGGCCACGGCGAACATCTCCACCACGCTCGTGGCCCGCGGCGAATTCGCCCTGATCCTCGCCACGATGGCGGCGGCCGCGGGGCTGGACGAGCGGCTCTCCCCGTTCATCGCCGGATACGTGCTCCTCCTCGCGGTCCTCGCGCCGCTGGCCGCCGGGAAGTCACACCTTTTGGCGCGCGTCCTGCCCACGTTCCGGTGAGGCGCCGACCGCCCTTGACGTACGCCCGGTTCGGGCCGTTCGCGTACGGGTTCAGGACCTGCGTGACAACAGCAGCAGCGCCCGGTCGTCGTTGACGTCCTTGGCGCATGCCTCGATCAGATGCCAGGCCGCGCCCTCGAAACCGGTGGCGACATAGCGGTCGGCCTCACCGGTCAACCGGTCGATGCCCTCCGCGATGTCGCGGTCGGACGCCTCGACCAGGCCGTCCGTGAACAGCATCAGTACGTCGCCGGGGGCCAACGAGCCCTTCACTGCGTCGAACTGCGCCCCGTCGTACACCCCGAGCAGCGGGCCCTCCGCCACCATCTCCTCCCACTGGCCGCTGCCCGAGTGGAGCTGCAGGGCAGGCGGGTGGCCCGCCGAGAGGAGTTCGTAGTCGCCCGATTCGAGATCCAGGACCAGATGGATCGAGGTGGCGAAACCCTCGTCCCAGTCCTGACGCAGCAGATAGGCGTTGGCCGCCGGGAGGAAGCCGTTCGGGGGCAGCGAGCCGAGGAGGCCGCCGAAGGCGCCGGACAGCAGCAGGGCGCGGGAGCCCGCGTCCATGCCCTTGCCGGAGACATCGGTGAGGACCGCCTCCAGGGTGCGTCCGCCGTTGGTACGGGCGGCGACGACGAAGTCACCGGAGAAGGACTGACCGCCCGCCGGGCGCAGCGCCATCTCGCGGTGCCAGCCCTGCGGCAGCCGGGGCAGTGCGCTCTGCACCCTGATGCGTTCGCGCAGGTCGAAGAGCATCGTGCCGCCGCGCCGCCACGGCACGCCGACTCTGGCCCGGAACTGGGCGAGGACCAGCCCGAAGAAGCCGCAGGCCGCGACCACCAGCACGATGCCGGGCGTCACCCGGGCCGGGCCGTCCTCGTACGGGCCGAGTCCGAGCGACTCCACGATCAGGGCGGTGGCGGCGGTCGCGTACAGACCCAGCAGGCTCGCGGGCCGCAGCAGCAGACCGCCCGCGACGATCGGCAGCACGAGCGCGGCCGGTGAGCACCACACCGGATTCAGCAGGGTGGCGCAGGTGATGGCCGGAATGGTCAGCAGCAGACCGGCCAGCGCGATCCAGTCCGATCCGTCGCCGCGGAAGTAGTCGACACCGGACTTGCGCAGCGCGATGCGTACCCGGTGCGCCGATTTCCGCAATCGGGCCGGGTACGAGTCTGCTCCTGTGCGACGGGCCATTGCGGGGACCTTATCTACCCGACCGCCTCCGGTGCAGGGGGACCCCGTGACAATGTGTTCGAAATCGGGTCGACCGGCCGTCGTACCCCTGATAGGCATGGCCCATGACTACTGAGCTTCGTGTGTTGCGGCCGTCCGAATGGAACGAATGGTTCGAGTGTCTGGAGCTCGCGTTCGGCGGTGTCGCGGAGCCTGCGGAGCAGCGTGAGCTGGACGAGCAGCTGACCGAGCACAGGCGGTCGATCGGAATCTGGGACGGCACCGATGTCGTCGCCACCGCCGGGGCGTTCAGCTTCCGGGTCGCCGTGCCGGGCGGGGCGCTGGTGCCCGCCGCCGGGGTCACGATGGTGAGTGTCGCGTCCACCCACCGCAGGCGCGGACTGCTGACCTCGATGATGCGCCGGCAGCTCGACGACGTCCGGGCGCTGGGTGAGCCGATCGCCGTGCTGACGGCGTCCGAACCGGTGATCTACGGCCGGTTCGGATACGGCGCCGCCTCGCGCCAGATGTCCCTGACGATCGACACGGACCGGGTGCGGCTGACGGTGCCCGAGGGCACGGACGAGGTACGCCTGCGCCACGCGAAGCCGGACGAGGCGGTGGCCGCGTGCGAGGGCGTGTACGAGCAGCTGGTGGCCGGCCGTCCAGGCACACCGGCCCATGGGCCCGGCTGGGAACAAAAGCCGTTGGTGGACCCGGTGAGTTCCCGGCAGGGCGGTTCGGCGCAGCAGTGCGTGCTGGCGGAGCGGGACGGGGAGATCGTCGGCTGTGTGACGTATCGCATCAAGCCGGAGTGGGACTTGTCCGGGCCCAAGGGCACGGTCACGGTGAACGACCTCGCGGCGCTGGATCCGGCGGCGTACGCGACGTTGTGGCGGTTCGTCTTCGAGATCGACCTGACGTCGACGGTCGAGGCGCGGAACCGGCCGGTCGACGACGCGGTGCTGCACCTGGTGTCGGATGTGCGGCGGTGCAACATCCGGATCCGCGACTCGCTCCATGTGCGGCTGGTGGAGCTGGGGGCGGCGCTGGAGGCGCGGGCGTACCGGGCGCCGGTGGACGTGGTGTTCGAGGTCGAGGACGCGTTCTGCCCCTGGAACGCGGGGCGTTGGCGGCTCACGGGCGACGCGAAGGGTGCCGCGTCGTGCCGCCGGACCGATGATGCGGCCGATCTCGCGCTTTCGGTACGGGAGTTGGGCTCGGCGTATCTGGGCGGCGAGTCGCTGAGCGCGCTGGCCCTGGCCGGACGGGTTCGGGAGCTGCGGGCGGGCGCGCTGGCGGAGGCGTCCCTGGCGTTCTCCTCGGACGCGGCGCCGTGGCTGCCCCGGGGGTTCTAGGGGCGCGGCGTCCGCCCGGCGGGCGCGGCCGAGACCCGAGGGCCTCTCGTTTGGATCTTGCCGGACTCGCGTGCCCCGGCACCGCGCCTAGCCGCGCTGGCAGGCCGGGCACCAGAAGAGGTTGCGGGCCGCGAGTTCGGCGGTGCGGATTTCGGTGCCGCAGATGTGGCAGGCCTGCCGGGCCCTGCGGTAGACGTACACCTCGCCGCCGTGGTCGTCGACCCGCGGCGGACGCCCCATCGCCTCCGGCATGTGCTCGGGGCGGACCGTGTCGATGCGGTTGTTCCGTACGCCCTCGCGCATCAGCACCACCAGGTCCGCCCAGATCGCGTCCCACTGCGCACGCGTGAGGTCCCTGCCCAGCCGGTACGGGTCGATCCCGTGCCGGAACAGCACCTCCGCCCGGTACACGTTGCCGACGCCCGCGATGACCTTCTGGTCCATGAGCAGGGCCGCGACGGTGATGCGGCTGCCGGATATCCGCCGCCACGCCCGCTCGCCGTCCTCGTCGGTCCGCAGCGGGTCGGGGCCGAGGCGGTCGTGTATCGCGCGCTTCTCGGGGCCGGTGATCAGCGCGCACGTGGTGGGGCCGCGCAGATCCGCGTGGTGGTCGTCGTTCACCAGGCGCAGCCGGACCGTGTCGGTGGGCGGCGGGGCCGGAGCCGTACCGAAACCCAGCTTGCCGAAGAGGCCCAGGTGGATGTGGACCCAGCCGACGTCCGCGAAGCCGAGGAAGAGGTGCTTGCCGTGGGCGTCGACGCCGGTGAACGTCCGCCCGTCGAGCAGCGCGGCGCTGTCGGAGAACTTGCCCTGCGGGCTGCTCACCCGCACCGGCCGCCCGGCGAACCTGTCCCGGTGATCCGCCGCGAGGCGGTGGATCGTGTGTCCCTCGGGCACGACTGCGACTCTCCTCACGTACGGGAAACGGCTGTGCCGCCGGGAGCACCGGCGGCACAGGGGGTGGTGGCGGGTCAGCCCTGCTGCGGGTGGTGGGCCGGGATCGGGGGGAGCTCGCCGGTCGTCTCGTACGCCGTCAGCATCTCGATGCGGCGGGTGTGACGTTCCTCGCCCGAGTACGGGGTGGCGAGGAAGATCTCGACGAACTTGGTGGACTCCTCCACCGAGTGCATCCGGCTGCCGATGGCGACCACATTGGCGTTGTTGTGCTCGCGGCCCAGCGCGGCGGTCTGCTCGCTCCAGGCGAGCGCGGCGCGCACGCCCTTGACCTTGTTGGCGGCGATCTGCTCGCCGTTGCCGGAGCCGCCGATCACGATGCCGAGGCTGTCCGGGTCCGCGGCCGTCTTCTCGGCGGCACGCAGGCAGAACGGCGGGTAGTCGTCCTGGGCGTCGTAGATGTGGGGGCCACAGTCGACGGCCTCGTGGCCCTGGGCCGTGAGCCACTCGACGAGGTGGTTCTTGAGTTCATAGCCGGCATGGTCCGAGCCGAGGTACACGCGCATGCTCCGAGTGTGGCATGAGCAACGCCGGGTAGCGGTCATCGGGGTCGGGACCCTCCGGCCGGGTCGGCCGGAGCCGCCGGATCGGCGGCGAGCCGGCGGATCGGCGGCGAGCCGGCGGTGGAACGGCGGCGGAACCCTCTTGTGGACCCCGTGTGCAGGCCCGGTGTGCGCAACGCCACTCGCGCAACGATCCGGCCAACGATTCGGAGGAAATGGTTCCGCTTATGCGTTCCGGCGCGTTTCAATGCATCGCTCGCTGCCGCACCACCTGCGGCGGCCGGGCACGCAGTGAGTGATCCGAGAACGTAAGGATTCCATCCATGACGTCGCAGACGACTCTGGCGGGTCCGGGCCAGCAGCCCGGCAAGCCGGACCGGTCGACCGGTCCGGACACACCGGACTCCTCCAACGGCCTGCAGGCAGGTCTGAAGAACCGCCATCTCTCGATGATCGCCATCGGCGGCGTGATCGGCGCGGGCCTCTTCGTGGGCTCCGGCGCCGGTATCGCCGCAGCAGGACCGGCCATTCTCCTGTCGTACGCCCTGGTCGGCCTGATGGTCGTCTTCGTGATGCGGATGCTCGGCGAGATGGCCGCGGCCCGCCCCACCTCCGGTTCCTTCTCCGCCTACGCCGACCAGGCGCTGGGCCGCTGGGCCGGATTCTCGATCGGCTGGCTGTACTGGTTCTTCTGGGTCGTGGTGCTCGCCGTCGAGGCCACGGCGGGTGCCAAGATCCTGGAGGGCTGGGTGCCGGGCGTCCCGCAGTGGGCGTGGGCGCTGATCGTGATGGTCGTGCTGACCGCGACGAACCTGGTCTCGGTCGGGTCGTACGGAGAGTTCGAGTTCTGGTTCGCCGGGATCAAGGTCGTGGCGATCGGCGCGTTCGTGGTCGTCGGACTGCTCGCCGTCTTCGGGCTGCTGCCCGGCTCGGACAACCCCGGTTCGGGGCTCGCACACCTCACCGACTCCGGCGGGTTCTTCCCCAAGGGGCCCGGCGCCATCCTCACCGGTGTGCTGATGGTCGTCTTCTCCTTCATGGGCAGCGAGATCGTCACGCTGGCGGCCGGTGAGTCCGAGGACCCGCAGCGCGCCGTCCAGAAGGCCACCAACAGCGTGATCTGGCGGATCGCCGTCTTCTACCTGGGCTCGATCTTCATCGTGCTCACCCTGCTGCCGTGGAACGACGCGTCGATCCTGGAAGAGGGCAGCTATGTGGCCGCTCTCAACTCGATCGGCACTCCGCACGCCGGTCAGGTGATGGACGTCATCGTGCTGACGGCCGTGCTGTCCTGCCTCAACTCCGGCCTGTACACCGCCTCGCGGATGGCCTTCTCGCTCGGCGGCCGCGGCGACGCGCCCAAGGCCTTCGCCCGGGTGAACAAGCGGGGCGTGCCGCAGGCGGCGACCCTGTCCTCGGTCGTCTTCGGCTTCGTCGCCGTGTTCTTCAACTACCAGTGGCCCGACACCGTCTTCCAGTTCCTGCTGAACTCCTCAGGTGCGGTCGCCCTGTTCGTCTGGCTGGTCATCTGCTTCACCCAGCTGCGGATGCGAGGCATCATCCTGCGCGAGTCGCCGGAGAAGCTGGTCGTACGGATGTGGCTCTTCCCGTACCTGACCTGGGCGACCATCGCGGGCATCTCGTTCGTCCTCGTCTACATGCTGACGGACGACAGCGGACGCGAGCAGGTGCTGCTCTCGCTGCTCGTCGCGGCGCTGGTGGTGGCGATCTCGCTGGTCCGTG
This sequence is a window from Streptomyces sp. NBC_01217. Protein-coding genes within it:
- a CDS encoding acyltransferase family protein is translated as MFHAPNAFKRAPLPSATRESEPRRQGTMTATAPPPAPVAKKPPAAAAAKKRDAYFDNVKYLAIVLVAVAHSWEPVMDGSRTARALYMVAYTFHMPAFIIVSGYFSRSFDMSPAKVKRLVTGVAVPYVVFETAYSLFKRYVGDAPGHPVSLVDPWYLTWFLAALFVWRITTPLWKALRHPLPVALVIAVLASFSPTIGDDLDLQRVLQFLPFFVLGLQLRPEHFRLVRRREVRMLALPLFAGALAFAYWAAPRMQLGWFYRSNSAPEMGAPWWSGAVMTVAMFGCALLLTIGFLAWVPRRHMWFTVLGAGTICGYLLHGFLIKGAGYAGVFDIYGWLSQPLGLVLVSLVAAAAVTVMCTPPVRRALRPVTEPDMDWAFRRAAVRL
- a CDS encoding HD domain-containing protein yields the protein MTAPHAHLTLAEVEAIARKAHADQRDKAGRPYAEHLAAVAEGVRIRGGSEEQIAAAWLHDAVEDDALSAQWLAGAALPQQVKDMVLAVTKRDGEDLGSYTRRILAAPGALLIKESDLAHNADPARLAVLEPATRTRLAEKYAQVRGLLGLTPGEPSAEQSVQANTAKD
- a CDS encoding cation:proton antiporter, whose product is MGGAFLAAAVLARVGRRIGLPTIPLFILAGILLGPHTPGIVLVADPHDLEMLSALGLVLLLFYLGLEFHLDDLKAGGRRMALAGGTYLALNVGAGLGFGFALGWGTSEALVLAGVLGISSSAIVTKVLVDLGRIGNSETKPILGIIVVEDVFLALYLAALQPILSGADSLSAAAVDGGKAFGFLLLLALAARFGTRVIGRLLNTRDDELLVISFLGAAVLVAGVSEWFGVADAIGAFMVGLMLGSTSSGTRILKLVHPLRDAFGAIFFFAFGLSINPGDLPTVLWPVLAAVAVTLAMNVVAGLAAAKVYAFGPQATANISTTLVARGEFALILATMAAAAGLDERLSPFIAGYVLLLAVLAPLAAGKSHLLARVLPTFR
- a CDS encoding PP2C family protein-serine/threonine phosphatase codes for the protein MARRTGADSYPARLRKSAHRVRIALRKSGVDYFRGDGSDWIALAGLLLTIPAITCATLLNPVWCSPAALVLPIVAGGLLLRPASLLGLYATAATALIVESLGLGPYEDGPARVTPGIVLVVAACGFFGLVLAQFRARVGVPWRRGGTMLFDLRERIRVQSALPRLPQGWHREMALRPAGGQSFSGDFVVAARTNGGRTLEAVLTDVSGKGMDAGSRALLLSGAFGGLLGSLPPNGFLPAANAYLLRQDWDEGFATSIHLVLDLESGDYELLSAGHPPALQLHSGSGQWEEMVAEGPLLGVYDGAQFDAVKGSLAPGDVLMLFTDGLVEASDRDIAEGIDRLTGEADRYVATGFEGAAWHLIEACAKDVNDDRALLLLSRRS
- a CDS encoding GNAT family N-acetyltransferase, with protein sequence MTTELRVLRPSEWNEWFECLELAFGGVAEPAEQRELDEQLTEHRRSIGIWDGTDVVATAGAFSFRVAVPGGALVPAAGVTMVSVASTHRRRGLLTSMMRRQLDDVRALGEPIAVLTASEPVIYGRFGYGAASRQMSLTIDTDRVRLTVPEGTDEVRLRHAKPDEAVAACEGVYEQLVAGRPGTPAHGPGWEQKPLVDPVSSRQGGSAQQCVLAERDGEIVGCVTYRIKPEWDLSGPKGTVTVNDLAALDPAAYATLWRFVFEIDLTSTVEARNRPVDDAVLHLVSDVRRCNIRIRDSLHVRLVELGAALEARAYRAPVDVVFEVEDAFCPWNAGRWRLTGDAKGAASCRRTDDAADLALSVRELGSAYLGGESLSALALAGRVRELRAGALAEASLAFSSDAAPWLPRGF
- a CDS encoding Fpg/Nei family DNA glycosylase, which encodes MPEGHTIHRLAADHRDRFAGRPVRVSSPQGKFSDSAALLDGRTFTGVDAHGKHLFLGFADVGWVHIHLGLFGKLGFGTAPAPPPTDTVRLRLVNDDHHADLRGPTTCALITGPEKRAIHDRLGPDPLRTDEDGERAWRRISGSRITVAALLMDQKVIAGVGNVYRAEVLFRHGIDPYRLGRDLTRAQWDAIWADLVVLMREGVRNNRIDTVRPEHMPEAMGRPPRVDDHGGEVYVYRRARQACHICGTEIRTAELAARNLFWCPACQRG
- a CDS encoding ribose-5-phosphate isomerase, with the translated sequence MRVYLGSDHAGYELKNHLVEWLTAQGHEAVDCGPHIYDAQDDYPPFCLRAAEKTAADPDSLGIVIGGSGNGEQIAANKVKGVRAALAWSEQTAALGREHNNANVVAIGSRMHSVEESTKFVEIFLATPYSGEERHTRRIEMLTAYETTGELPPIPAHHPQQG
- a CDS encoding amino acid permease, with protein sequence MTSQTTLAGPGQQPGKPDRSTGPDTPDSSNGLQAGLKNRHLSMIAIGGVIGAGLFVGSGAGIAAAGPAILLSYALVGLMVVFVMRMLGEMAAARPTSGSFSAYADQALGRWAGFSIGWLYWFFWVVVLAVEATAGAKILEGWVPGVPQWAWALIVMVVLTATNLVSVGSYGEFEFWFAGIKVVAIGAFVVVGLLAVFGLLPGSDNPGSGLAHLTDSGGFFPKGPGAILTGVLMVVFSFMGSEIVTLAAGESEDPQRAVQKATNSVIWRIAVFYLGSIFIVLTLLPWNDASILEEGSYVAALNSIGTPHAGQVMDVIVLTAVLSCLNSGLYTASRMAFSLGGRGDAPKAFARVNKRGVPQAATLSSVVFGFVAVFFNYQWPDTVFQFLLNSSGAVALFVWLVICFTQLRMRGIILRESPEKLVVRMWLFPYLTWATIAGISFVLVYMLTDDSGREQVLLSLLVAALVVAISLVREVRDRKNRTAVETPSDI